One Pseudomonas entomophila genomic window carries:
- a CDS encoding cytochrome b: MTPVAFHPLARLLHWLMAALILAMLFIGVAMVGDLSPRHPLLVELHKATGLALLALVVLRIALRLTLPHPPLPRALPRAQRLAAGASHLLLYTLMLAMPLLGWAMLSAGGYPRPLQLPAIAPHDLRLYALLRQAHGWAGYLLFATILLHLGAALMHALVRRDGVLRSMWPGPLRRSE, encoded by the coding sequence ATGACCCCCGTTGCCTTCCATCCCCTGGCCCGGCTGCTGCACTGGCTGATGGCCGCACTGATCCTGGCCATGCTGTTCATTGGCGTGGCCATGGTCGGCGACCTGTCGCCCCGGCATCCGTTGCTGGTCGAGCTGCACAAGGCTACCGGCCTGGCCCTGCTGGCCTTGGTGGTGCTGCGTATCGCCTTGCGCCTGACCCTGCCCCATCCGCCGCTGCCCCGCGCGCTGCCCCGTGCGCAGCGCCTGGCTGCCGGGGCTTCGCACCTGCTGCTGTACACCCTGATGCTGGCCATGCCGCTGCTGGGCTGGGCGATGCTGTCGGCTGGCGGTTATCCTCGCCCCTTGCAACTGCCCGCCATCGCGCCCCACGACCTGCGGCTGTATGCCTTGTTGCGCCAGGCCCATGGCTGGGCCGGCTACCTGCTGTTCGCCACGATCCTGCTGCACCTGGGTGCGGCGCTGATGCATGCGCTGGTGCGTCGTGATGGCGTGTTGCGTAGCATGTGGCCAGGCCCGTTGCGCCGGAGCGAATGA
- a CDS encoding catalase family peroxidase translates to MQTPVNGPAKALRLAVIGATLAALGAGFAYAAGWIGAPRLTPQRIIDTFEAQAGHHPGYRKNHAKGLCVSGYFQSSGQAAQLSTARVFSQQRVPVIGRFAIGGANPFAPDTAVPVRSLAIQLSSDDGQVWRTGMNNPPVLAVSTPEGFYEQVLAATPDPATGKPDPARLQAFFAAHPESAAFRQWAAGYRASDSFASTAYNSINAFRLIDAKGQPHPVRWSLQPETPFSALPAQVDDKQFLQHDLQQRLAQGPLRWTLRLTLAEAGDPVDDPARPWPAERRAIDAGTLVLEQVDGPEQGACRDLNFDPLILPRGIEPSDDPILAARSAAYSVSFNRRSHEALSEGARP, encoded by the coding sequence ATGCAGACTCCCGTCAACGGCCCCGCCAAGGCCCTGCGCCTGGCCGTCATCGGCGCCACCCTGGCAGCACTCGGTGCGGGCTTCGCCTATGCCGCCGGCTGGATCGGCGCGCCAAGGCTTACCCCCCAGCGCATCATCGACACCTTCGAGGCCCAGGCCGGCCACCATCCTGGCTATCGGAAGAACCACGCCAAGGGCCTGTGCGTCAGCGGCTATTTCCAAAGCAGCGGCCAGGCCGCGCAGTTGTCCACCGCGAGGGTCTTCAGCCAGCAGAGGGTCCCGGTGATCGGGCGCTTCGCCATTGGTGGCGCCAACCCGTTCGCGCCCGACACCGCCGTGCCGGTACGCAGCCTGGCGATCCAGCTGAGCAGCGACGACGGGCAGGTCTGGCGCACCGGCATGAACAACCCGCCGGTGCTGGCGGTGAGCACGCCCGAAGGCTTCTACGAACAGGTGCTGGCCGCCACACCGGACCCGGCCACCGGCAAGCCCGACCCCGCCAGGCTGCAAGCATTCTTCGCCGCCCACCCGGAGAGCGCGGCGTTCCGCCAGTGGGCGGCCGGCTACCGGGCGAGTGACAGTTTCGCCAGCACCGCCTACAACAGCATCAATGCATTTCGCCTGATCGACGCCAAAGGCCAGCCCCACCCGGTACGCTGGTCACTGCAACCCGAGACCCCCTTCAGCGCCCTGCCCGCCCAGGTCGACGACAAGCAGTTCCTCCAGCACGACCTGCAACAACGCCTGGCCCAGGGGCCATTGCGCTGGACGCTGCGCCTGACCCTCGCCGAGGCCGGCGACCCGGTGGACGATCCGGCCCGTCCATGGCCAGCCGAACGCCGCGCCATTGATGCCGGCACCTTGGTCCTGGAGCAGGTCGATGGCCCGGAACAAGGCGCCTGCCGTGACCTGAACTTCGACCCGCTGATCCTGCCCCGAGGGATCGAACCCTCCGACGACCCGATCCTCGCCGCTCGCTCGGCCGCCTATTCGGTGTCGTTCAACCGCCGTAGCCACGAAGCGCTGAGCGAAGGAGCCCGCCCATGA
- a CDS encoding sigma-70 family RNA polymerase sigma factor → MHELDDQQWRELLQRLRRFALWLTREPGSADDLVQATVERALSRGSQQRAVDSLRPWLFTILYRLFLDGKRRERLHARWLAWFGRGQADEPLGADTESIVLAQADLQAFARLSAEQRALLLLVSVEGLSYKEAAEALGIPIGTVMSRLSRARAALRELTEGKPTPPALRRLK, encoded by the coding sequence ATGCACGAACTGGACGATCAACAGTGGCGCGAGCTGCTGCAACGCCTGCGCCGCTTCGCCCTGTGGCTGACCCGCGAGCCCGGCAGCGCCGACGACCTGGTCCAGGCCACGGTCGAGCGCGCCCTGAGCCGCGGCAGCCAACAGCGCGCAGTGGACAGCCTGCGCCCTTGGCTGTTCACCATCCTCTATCGGTTGTTTCTCGACGGTAAGCGTCGCGAACGCCTGCATGCCCGCTGGCTGGCGTGGTTCGGTCGTGGCCAGGCGGACGAGCCGCTGGGGGCGGACACCGAAAGCATCGTGCTGGCCCAGGCCGACCTGCAGGCCTTCGCCAGGCTGTCGGCCGAGCAACGTGCATTGCTGCTGCTGGTCAGCGTCGAAGGCCTGAGTTACAAGGAGGCCGCCGAAGCGCTCGGCATTCCCATCGGCACGGTGATGTCGCGCCTGTCGCGGGCGCGGGCCGCCCTGCGTGAACTGACCGAGGGCAAGCCCACGCCCCCGGCCTTGCGGAGACTCAAATGA